The genomic window TTTAACGACCGCATTGTCCGCCAGTTCGTCATCGCCACGATCGTGTGGGCGGTGGTCGGCATGCTGGCCGGCGTCTTCATCGCCTCACAGCTGAACTTCTGGCAGCTGAACTTCGAGACCTCGTGGCTGACGTTCGGCCGGCTGCGCCCGCTGCACACGAACGCGGTCATCTTCGCCTTTGTCGGCAACATGATGTTTGCCGGCATCTATTATTCCACCCAGCGACTGGTGAAGGCGCGGCTGGCGAGCGACTTCCTGTCGCAGCTGCACTTCTGGGGCTGGCAGGCGATCATCGTGGCGGCGGCGATCACGCTGCCGCTCGGCCTCACGCGCGGCAAGGAGTACGCCGAACTCATCTGGCCCATCAACATCGCGGTTGCGTTCATCTGGGTCGTATTCGCGGTGAACTTCTTCTGGACGCTGGCCCGCCGCCGCGAGCCGAGCCTGTACGTCGCGCTTTGGTTCTACATCGCGACGATCATCACGGTGGCGATGCTGTACATCGTCAACCACCTCTCCATCCCGACGAGCCTGCTGCACAGCTATCCCGTCTTCGGCGGCGTGCAGGATGCGTTGGTCCAGTGGTGGTATGGACACAACGCCGTGGCGTTCTTCCTGACCACCCCGATCCTTGGCATCATGTACTACTATGTGCCGAAGGCGGCGGAGCGCCCGGTGTATTCCTACCGGCTCTCGGTGGTGCATTTCTGGTCCCTCGTCTTTGTCTATATCTGGGCGGGCCCGCACCATCTGCTGAATACGGCGCTCCCCGGCTGGCTGCAGACCCTCGGCATGACGTTTTCGCTGATGCTGTGGGCGCCGTCCTGGGGTGGCATGCTCAACGGCCTGCTCACGCTGCGCGGTGCCTGGCACAAGGTCATGGCCGATCCCGTGCTCAAGTTCTTCGCGGCCGGCGTCACTTTCTACGGCATGGCGACCTTCGAGGGGCCATTGCTCGCGATTCGTTCGGTGAATGCGCTCGGCCACTACACGGACTGGGTCATTGGCCACGTCCACGCCGGTGCGCTCGGCTGGAACGGGTTCATGGCGGCCGGCATGATCTATTGGCTCGTGCCGCGCCTGTGGAACCGGCCGCTGCACTCGGTCGCGCTGGCGAACGTCCATTTCTGGATCGGGCTCGTCGGCATCCTGCTCTACGTCGCGGCCATGTGGACCAGCGGCATCACGCAGGGGCTGATGCTTGGCGCCACCGCCGAGCAGGGCACGATTCTCGCGTATCCCAACTTCATGGATACGCTCGCGACGATCAAACCGATGATGCTGATGCGGGTGGTCGGCGGCGGGCTCTACCTGACCGGTTTCCTCCTGCTGGCCTACAACGTCTGGCGTTCGGTGCGCGGCGCCCAGGTCGTGAACGGCACGATCGCGGTGTACGCCGACGACGAGCCGGCGGCCGGGCGGGGGGAGCGACTGGGCCTGTTTGGCACGGTCTTCAATCCCCCCGTCATGTTCTCCGTGCTGGGCGTCGGGTTCGCCTGCGTCTGGATGTTCGGGGGCGACGTCCTCGGCACCATCGGCCTGGTGGGCCTCGTGCTGTGCGTCGTGCTCTGTTACGCGCATTTCGAGTCGCGCGGCAAGGCGTGGGCCGGTTGGTACGACCGGCTGCTGGTCAACGCCGCGCCCTTCACGATCCTGACCTTCATCGCCGTCTTTGCCGGCGGCGCCATCCAGATCATCCCGACGGTGCTTGCGCACAAGGCCGCCAACGTGGAGGACCGGCGGCAGATCCCGTATTCGCCGCTGGCGCTCGCCGGTCGCGACATCTACGTCCGCGAGGGCTGCTACGTGTGTCACTCGCAGATGGTCCGCACCCTCGTGCCGGACGTGCTGCGCTATGGCCGGGCCGGCGAAAAGTTCGACTATTCGCGGCTCGGTGAGTCGATCTACGACCATCCCTACCAGTGGGGCTCGAAGCGCACGGGGCCCGATCTGGCGCACGTGGGCGGCAAGTACACCAACATCTGGCATTTCCAGCACATGGAGAATCCGCGCATGACGCCGGGCTCGATCATGCCGCCGTACCCGTGGCTGTATCAGCAGGACACGGACGTTGCCGCGCTCACGAGCAAGCTCGCCGTCCAGCGCAAGCTCGGTGTGCCCTATCGCCCGATGACGCCGGCGGAGATCCAGACCGACGTCGCCCGCGAGGCGAAGGCCATCGCGGCCGACCTGCGCGCGGCCGGGGCCTACATCGCGCCGGAAAAGGAAATCGTCGCGCTGATCGCGTACCTCCAGCACCTGGGCAAGTACGAGAAGGTCGCCCCGGCCGAGGGCGGCGAGCGCAGGTCGGCGAACCGCTGAACGAACCCCGTAGCCCGAATTCTCTTCCGCCCATGTTTCGTCGTCTCGTCTTCGAGGATGCGGCCGCGATCTTCACCATCGCCGCGTTCATCACCGCCGTGTCGTTCTTCGTCACCATCTCCTGGCGCGCCCTGCGGATGAAACGTCCGCAGGTCGAGCGCCTGGAGAACCTGCCCTTTGCCACGCCCACACCTTCCGCCCATGACGCCCAGCCAACCTCCGACTCCGCCTCCTGAAGACGCCGTCCGCCCGCACGTCTACGACGGCATCCAGGAATACGACAAGCGCCTCCCCAACTGGTGGCTCTACACCTTGTACATCATGATCGTCTTCTGGGTGGGCTACTGGGCCTACTACGAATGGTTCCGCGCGGGGCCGACCGACGTTCAGGGCGTGGAGCTCGCGCTCACCCGCATTGAGACCCAGAAGCTGGCGAGCAACACGAAGCTGGATGACGCGACGCTGTGGCAGATGAGTCGCACCCCGGCCTTCGTTGAGGCCGGCAGGGCGACTTTTGCCGCCAACTGTGTCGCGTGTCATCTTCCCAGCCTGCGCGGCAAGTCCGAAAACCCGTCGGCGATCGGGCCGGATCTCACGGATCAGATCTGGATCCATGGCGGCAAGCCCACCGAGGTGCATGCGCTCATCACGCAGGGCGTTCTGGCCAAGGGCATGCCCACGTGGGGCCCCGTCCTGGGCCAGAAGAAGATCAGCGAGGTGGTCGCGTATGTGCTCAGCAAGCACCACGAGGGTGAGCCCATCACCATTGATCCCGCCGCGCCCGCCACCCCGGCGGCTGCGACGCCGTAACCCCTCCAGCCCGGGTCACCCATGGCCGCAATGCACCTCGAACGTCCGACGCGTGATACCGTCACGACCATCCGGTCGGACGGTTCGCGTTCGTTCCTGTATCCGGCCGACACGAAAGGGCGGTTCACCCGCTGGCGGCGGGGCTCCGCGCTCGCGTTGATCGCGTTCTACCTCGCGCTGCCGTGGGTGAAGATCAACGGGTACCCCGCGGCTTTCCTCGATATCGCGGACCGACGTTTCCACCTGTTCGGCCTGACGCTGGCCGCGCAGGACATGTGGCTCCTGTTTTTCGTGATCACGGGAGTGGGATTCACCCTGTTTTTCGTCACGGCGCTGCTCGGCCGCATCTGGTGTGGCTGGGCCTGCCCCCACACCGTGTTCCTGGACCACGTGTACCGCCGCATCGAGCGATGGATCGACGGCGATGCACTCAAGCGCCGCGCGCTGCACGCGGCGCCACTTTCCGCCGGGAAGATCGTGCGCCGCGTGGTGAAGCACACGCTCTATGTGCTGGTGTCGGCGGCGATCATGCACCTGTTCCTCGCCTACTTTGTCTCGCTGCCGGAGGTCTGGAGCATGATGCGCACGGCGCCGAGTGAGCACTGGGGGGCGTTTGGCTTCATGGCCGTGTCGACGGGCATCCTGTATTTCAACTTCGGCTGGTTCCGGGAGCAGCTGTGCATCGTCATCTGCCCCTATGGCCGGCTGCAATCGGTGCTGATCGATGATCACACGATGGCGATTGGCTACGACAGTCAGCGCGGCGAGCCGCGGGGGCGGGCGGGAACCACCCGGGGCGATTGCGTGGATTGTGCGCGCTGTGTGCAGGTCTGCCCGACCGGCATCGATATCCGACAGGGGCTGCAGATGGAGTGCATCGGTTGCACCGCCTGCATCGACGCCTGTGATGATGTGATGCGTCGGCTCAACCGCCCCACCGGTCTCGTGCGTTACGATTCTCCGGCTGGTTTTGCCGGGCAGAAGACGCGCTGGCTGCGACCCCGGACGCTGTTGTACATGCTGTTGCTGCTGGTGGGAGCCGCGGTGGCGACCTGGGCGATTTCGACCGTGAAGCCGGCGAGCTTCGGGGTGACGCGCATGGTGGGCACCCCTTACATC from Opitutus sp. ER46 includes these protein-coding regions:
- the ccoN gene encoding cytochrome-c oxidase, cbb3-type subunit I, which translates into the protein MSASSAPTLTPAPVTLEFNDRIVRQFVIATIVWAVVGMLAGVFIASQLNFWQLNFETSWLTFGRLRPLHTNAVIFAFVGNMMFAGIYYSTQRLVKARLASDFLSQLHFWGWQAIIVAAAITLPLGLTRGKEYAELIWPINIAVAFIWVVFAVNFFWTLARRREPSLYVALWFYIATIITVAMLYIVNHLSIPTSLLHSYPVFGGVQDALVQWWYGHNAVAFFLTTPILGIMYYYVPKAAERPVYSYRLSVVHFWSLVFVYIWAGPHHLLNTALPGWLQTLGMTFSLMLWAPSWGGMLNGLLTLRGAWHKVMADPVLKFFAAGVTFYGMATFEGPLLAIRSVNALGHYTDWVIGHVHAGALGWNGFMAAGMIYWLVPRLWNRPLHSVALANVHFWIGLVGILLYVAAMWTSGITQGLMLGATAEQGTILAYPNFMDTLATIKPMMLMRVVGGGLYLTGFLLLAYNVWRSVRGAQVVNGTIAVYADDEPAAGRGERLGLFGTVFNPPVMFSVLGVGFACVWMFGGDVLGTIGLVGLVLCVVLCYAHFESRGKAWAGWYDRLLVNAAPFTILTFIAVFAGGAIQIIPTVLAHKAANVEDRRQIPYSPLALAGRDIYVREGCYVCHSQMVRTLVPDVLRYGRAGEKFDYSRLGESIYDHPYQWGSKRTGPDLAHVGGKYTNIWHFQHMENPRMTPGSIMPPYPWLYQQDTDVAALTSKLAVQRKLGVPYRPMTPAEIQTDVAREAKAIAADLRAAGAYIAPEKEIVALIAYLQHLGKYEKVAPAEGGERRSANR
- a CDS encoding cbb3-type cytochrome c oxidase N-terminal domain-containing protein — protein: MTPSQPPTPPPEDAVRPHVYDGIQEYDKRLPNWWLYTLYIMIVFWVGYWAYYEWFRAGPTDVQGVELALTRIETQKLASNTKLDDATLWQMSRTPAFVEAGRATFAANCVACHLPSLRGKSENPSAIGPDLTDQIWIHGGKPTEVHALITQGVLAKGMPTWGPVLGQKKISEVVAYVLSKHHEGEPITIDPAAPATPAAATP
- the ccoG gene encoding cytochrome c oxidase accessory protein CcoG is translated as MHLERPTRDTVTTIRSDGSRSFLYPADTKGRFTRWRRGSALALIAFYLALPWVKINGYPAAFLDIADRRFHLFGLTLAAQDMWLLFFVITGVGFTLFFVTALLGRIWCGWACPHTVFLDHVYRRIERWIDGDALKRRALHAAPLSAGKIVRRVVKHTLYVLVSAAIMHLFLAYFVSLPEVWSMMRTAPSEHWGAFGFMAVSTGILYFNFGWFREQLCIVICPYGRLQSVLIDDHTMAIGYDSQRGEPRGRAGTTRGDCVDCARCVQVCPTGIDIRQGLQMECIGCTACIDACDDVMRRLNRPTGLVRYDSPAGFAGQKTRWLRPRTLLYMLLLLVGAAVATWAISTVKPASFGVTRMVGTPYIVDDAAVRNQFMVRIVNKRNVPATFRVSVDGAPAGSRSLGLGDPVVLGPMEEAVRPLILMQERATYTGPFRFSVRMDDAERTFQLEREVRFLGPEARLLRAEEEEHRARR